In a single window of the Biomphalaria glabrata chromosome 5, xgBioGlab47.1, whole genome shotgun sequence genome:
- the LOC106057480 gene encoding uncharacterized protein LOC106057480, with translation MEKIALPPPPSKRLIKTSLHQAVLDERLQQVRLLVDKHRAKVDTKDVHGRTPLMLSCMIDNSVLGYRMADVLIKAGADANLKDGMGRTAMSYACMNAREHIVKLILKEDALNLTEPDSDGNTSLHHAAACGNPLIVRALAKAFHRFGLHPDSRNKLGYTAFLVACKSGHFASAYYLITIAKASPSLRDGEFHRSAEEWIQKAARQKRGSDRGQIASAPAVIQRPLASLAFERDNTMYQKPWVPICRLYRTPITYRAVDSTVQLPEIANHDVSSATRSELVINSMEARQLLLEEIQKVQTKAGVSIVKSPPPRWAHPPTAKLRSLAARATTATSLPDMIYIFKVYSEMYQPPWRQDHTHSKMNELQDVSMSCAVP, from the exons ATGGAGAAGATAgctctcccccctcctccaagTAAAAGACTTATCAAGACGTCACTTCACCAGGCAGTGCTAGATGAACGACTCCAACAG GTTCGACTTCTCGTGGACAAACATCGCGCCAAGGTGGACACAAAAGACGTCCATGGTCGAACTCCACTGATGCTGTCCTGCATGATCGACAACTCTGTCCTTGGTTACAGGATGGCAGACGTGCTGATCAAAGCAGGGGCGGACGCCAACTTAAAAGATGGAATGGGACGCACGGCGATGAGCTACGCTTGCATGAACGCCAGAGAACACATTGTGAAGCTCATTTTAAAA GAGGATGCGTTGAACTTGACAGAGCCGGACAGTGATGGTAACACCAGCCTACACCACGCCGCAGCCTGTGGCAACCCTTTGATTGTCCGAGCTTTGGCTAAAGCTTTTCACAGG TTTGGACTACATCCAGATTCAAGAAATAAACTAGGCTACACAGCCTTCCTGGTGGCCTGTAAGAGTGGACACTTTGCTTCTGCGTACTACCTGATAACCATAGCCAAGGCCTCGCCATCTTTAAG AGACGGTGAATTTCACCGCAGCGCCGAAGAATGGATACAGAAAGCTGCTCGGCAAAAGAGAGGAAGTGACCGTGGGCAGATAGCTTCCG CTCCTGCCGTTATACAGCGTCCCTTGGCCTCTCTGGCTTTTGAGAGAGATAACACAATGTACCAGAAGCCGTGGGTTCCAATCTGCAGGCTATACCGGACACCAATCACTTACAGAGCGGTGGACAGCACCGTCCAGTTGCCAGAGATAGCTAACCACGATGTCAGTTCGGCCACAAGAAGTGAGTTGGTTATCAACTCTATGGAG GCCCGTCAACTCTTGCTGGAGGAGATACAGAAGGTCCAAACGAAGGCCGGAGTTTCCATCGTGAAATCGCCACCTCCTCGGTGGGCTCACCCTCCCACTGCTAAACTTCGCTCCCTGGCTGCGAGGGCGACCACGGCCACGTCATTGCCTGACATG ATCTACATCTTCAAAGTGTACAGCGAAATGTATCAACCTCCTTGGCGACAAGACCACACCCACTCAAAGATGAATGAACTTCAGGATGTTAGCATGAGCTGTGCTGTACCTTAA